Proteins encoded within one genomic window of Macaca fascicularis isolate 582-1 chromosome 16, T2T-MFA8v1.1:
- the SCIMP gene encoding SLP adapter and CSK-interacting membrane protein, with protein sequence MSWWRNNFWIILAVAIIVVSVGLGLILYCVCKWQLRQGKKWEIAKPLKNKQADEEKMYENVLNESPVQLPPLPPRNWPSLEDFSPQETPSQPPPTYSLVNKVKNKKTVSIPSYIEPEDDYDDVEIPANTEKHHFETAISSF encoded by the exons ATGAGTTGGTGGAGGAACAATTTTTGGATCATCTTAGCTGTGGCCATCATCGTTGTCTCTGTGGGCCTGGGCCTCATCCTCTATTGTGTCTGTAAGTGGCAGCTTCGACAAG GCAAGAAATGGGAAATTGCCAAGCCCTTGAAAAACAAGCAAGCAGATGAAGAAAAAATGTATGA gaATGTTCTTAATGAGTCGCCAGTTCAATTACCACCTCTGCCACCAAGGAATTGGCCTTCTCTAGAAGACTTCT CCCCACAGGAAACCCCAAGTCAGCCGCCACCTACATACTCATTggtaaataaagttaaaaataagaagaCTGTTTCCATCCCAAGCTACATTGAACCTGAAGATGACTATGACGATGTTGAAATCCCTGCAAATACTGAAAAGCATCATTTTGAAACagccatttcttctttttga